The following are encoded together in the Fusarium keratoplasticum isolate Fu6.1 chromosome 1, whole genome shotgun sequence genome:
- a CDS encoding Zn(2)-C6 fungal-type domain-containing protein: protein MSNLNTSDSVPPPPRPIRFVHNQGQPPSKRRRINAACLTCRKRKTRCAGERPFCSTCTKNHHRCLGYPEEIKKEDGEKQTPTSKPDHERDNHEPHDHHEDEDEIEKPNLHVQRTPDAPAPQTIPQTTTEATLPPAKPIVETPQDDDVPSLRPHHGHPLSLAADLPPSPTTVRRSESHRVPYFRYFGPTAIVPGFKQMVVSVRDRRRSTAGSMAGTSPVSTHSGALGSSSAADSEVIGDDLPTYDPNDAAPVHPLIINLVKTFFLQMGSSYPFLKQARFLRMVKEKRVEPILVDSICGLAARFSDAPALTNGNDKMPRTERGAVFAQRARQATVDTFPCPTVGAVQACLLMAYEGFGASQDSALWMYLGLAIRMAVDLGLQKEVGVQYQGEKDPLYALHWSRQSGEEESPQAKAEGSSPPNPEEQKEVVQERMDTFWAVFILDRVISSGTGRPVTFRDDDLELSFPEPSIDPVTHWPAPYPIFLQIIHLYGRVCDVLNKIRNAQDLNKETWDRLGEMEHELTKLYKGWDWRLQFNVSNFKAYLGMGQGTTFILLHFWFHALFIILHQPTLLTPFAELRSELQLLPDSRELSMSSAKTICDILSFADLIDPKSFIGNPFTSQPIYIAACAFLMESSANASESPSRASSPPGSKRLDVPQLPGSKSRDAKPSRHSLLASAANQNYQKCYNSLQQVQMYWGGVTYILTALDQKAKGIWDCETYTTEEYESTKLPRRGSSAALSNPFPRFENQASPKMSGPPIAWSLAGTANSPNSSLTLMYQNIDSAAMSSVQPMQAMKAPSTPPGNMVYDPIRQSLPDSTSLLAPAYPQPNISAVRQTSRPSVPRRHSNMSATSGQSRPTVKFDGLPDGDGTELYAGPKFTPSSQQSNGFDTYSVSPPAAMRENGGVNVATTLSGANNMANGTANMYFGQGNFPYQMPWAAPMGNMDAITFDSQDIDIGALGLQQPELMAPWMGYVPEGVLGFFEPPDMNQGNQ, encoded by the exons ATGAGCAACTTGAATACATCGGACTCGgttccgccgccgccgcgtcCGATCCGCTTCGTCCATAACCAAGGACAACCGCCTTCCAAGCGTCGCCGGATCAATGCAGC GTGTTTGACCTGCCGAAAACGAAAGACGAGATGCGCCGGCGAACGACCCTTCTGCTCTACTTGTACCAAGAATCACCACCGATGTCTGGGTTATCCTGAGGAAATTAAAAAGGAGGATGGCGAAAAGCAAACACCTACATCGAAACCCGACCATGAACGCGACAACCATGAACCTCACGATCACCacgaggacgaagatgagatcGAAAAGCCCAACCTCCACGTCCAGCGCACTCCCGACGCTCCTGCTCCACAAACAATCCCCCAAACAACCACCGAGGCTACTCTGCCGCCCGCGAAACCCATAGTTGAAACTCCACAAGACGACGATGTGCCGAGTTTACGTCCACACCATGGCCACCCTCTGTCCCTGGCCGCCGACCTTCCGCCCTCTCCCACTACGGTCCGTCGCTCCGAGAGTCATCGTGTCCCGTACTTCCGCTACTTTGGCCCGACTGCTATTGTTCCTGGCTTCAAACAAATGGTTGTCTCGGTCCGCGATCGCCGCCGATCTACCGCTGGCTCGATGGCTGGAACGTCGCCTGTGTCAACGCATAGTGGCGCATTAGGAAGCAGCTCTGCTGCCGATAGTGAAGTTATTGGCGATGATTTACCAACCTACGACCCCAACGACGCGGCTCCCGTTCATCCGTTGATCATCAATCTCGTAAAGACCTTCTTTCTACAGATGGGTTCCAGTTATCCGTTCCTCAAACAGGCGAGGTTCTTGCGCATGGTCAAGGAAAAGAGAGTTGAGCCTATACTGGTTGATTCGATATGTGGTCTGGCTGCAAGGTTCTCGGATGCTCCAGCCCTCACAAATGGAAACGACAAGATGCCGCGGACGGAACGTGGCGCGGTATTTGCGCAAAGAGCCAGACAGGCTACTGTTGACACTTTCCCATGCCCGACTGTAGGAGCTGTACAGGCCTGTCTTCTCATGGCATATGAAGGTTTTGGAGCAAGCCAAGACAGCGCTCTTTGGATgtatcttggccttgctaTCCGCATGGCTGTCGATTTGGGTCTGCAAAAAGAGGTTGGGGTTCAGTATCAGGGTGAAAAAGACCCTCTGTATGCCCTTCACTGGAGCCGTCAGTCAGGTGAAGAGGAAAGTCCTCAGGCAAAGGCGGAGGGGTCAAGCCCACCTAATCCTGAAGAGCAAAAGGAGGTTGTCCAGGAACGGATGGATACGTTCTGGGCCGTCTTCATTCTTGATCGCGTCATTTCTTCAGGGACAGGCCGGCCTGTAACGTTTCGTGATGACGATCTTGAACTCTCATTTCCTGAGCCCTCGATTGATCCGGTCACTCACTGGCCAGCGCCCTaccccatcttcctccagaTTATCCACCTCTATGGGCGCGTCTGTGACGTGCTCAACAAGATCCGCAATGCGCAGGATCTTAACAAGGAGACATGGGATAGGCTTGGCGAAATGGAGCATGAGTTGACCAAACTCTACAAGGGTTGGGACTGGAGGTTGCAGTTCAACGTGAGCAACTTCAAGGCGTACCTCGGTATGGGCCAGGGAACCACATTCATCCTGCTGCACTTTTGGTTTCATGCGCTGTTCATCATTCTTCATCAGCCTACTCTCCTCACGCCCTTTGCTGAGCTTCGCAGCGAGCTGCAGCTATTGCCAGACAGCCGCGAGCTAAGCATGAGCAGCGCCAAGACGATTTGCGATATCTTGTCTTTTGCGGACTTGATTGATCCAAAGAGCTTTATTGGAAACCCATTCACCAGCCAGCCGATCTACATTGCTGCATGCGCGTTCCTTATGGAGTCGAGTGCCAACGCCTCCGAGTCTCCATCCCGAGCTAGCTCACCTCCGGGTTCAAAGCGACTGGATGTACCACAGTTACCAGGCAGCAAGAGCCGAGATGCCAAGCCGTCGAGGCATTCTCTCCTAGCTTCAGCAGCCAACCAGAATTATCAAAAGTGCTACAATTCACTGCAGCAGGTGCAGATGTACTGGGGTGGTGTCACATACATTCTCACAGCTTTGGACCAAAAGGCCAAGGGGATCTGGGACTGTGAGACATATACGACTGAAGAATACGAGAGCACCAAGTTGCCTCGCAGGGGCAGCAGCGCCGCTCTAAGCAACCCATTCCCAAGGTTCGAGAATCAGGCTTCACCAAAGATGTCTGGGCCACCCATAGCGTGGAGCCTGGCAGGAACAGCCAACTCTCCCAACTCGAGCCTCACACTGATGTATCAGAATATTGATTCAGCTGCCATGTCAAGCGTGCAACCAATGCAAGCAATGAAGGCGCCCAGCACTCCTCCAGGTAACATGGTCTATGACCCCATCCGTCAGAGCCTACCAGATTCGACGAGTTTGCTGGCACCGGCTTATCCTCAACCCAACATCTCAGCGGTTAGACAGACTTCTCGGCCGTCAGTGCCCCGACGACATTCAAACATGTCAGCAACAAGCGGGCAGAGTCGACCGACTGTCAAGTTTGACGGGTTGCCCGACGGCGACGGGACCGAGCTTTACGCAGGCCCAAAGTTCACACCTTCGAGCCAACAATCGAATGGATTCGATACATATAGTGTCTCTCCACCAGCCGCCATGAGGGAGAATGGGGGAGTGAATGTGGCCACCACGCTCTCAGGGGCAAACAACATGGCAAATGGCACGGCCAACATGTACTTTGGCCAAGGCAACTTTCCCTACCAAATGCCTTGGGCTGCTCCAATGGGAAACATGGATGCCATCACGTTTGACAGCCAGGACATTGATATCGGTGCTTTGGGGTTGCAGCAACCAGAGCTGATGGCTCCATGGATGGGTTATGTTCCTGAGGGTGTGCTGGGATTTTTTGAGCCCCCTGATATGAACCAGGGCAACCAATGA
- a CDS encoding Chorismate synthase codes for MSSFGHFFRVTTRANWTYLEKYGVKASSGAVAEKWLREAYGIEIVAFVTSVGNIKLFGDTDAMSADPAFLSLAETITRAEVDENLPVRCLDDAAGRAMEARIAELRDQHDSTGGTVTCVIRNAPSRLGEPCFDKLQAVLAHAMLSIPAVKAFEFGSGFLGAEMTGSKHNDPFVPAPALDAAAEKTGIPKSKLQTKTNHSGGIQGGISNGMPIFFKVGFKPPATISQG; via the exons ATGTCGAGCTTTGGACACTTTTTCCGCGTGACTAC CCGCGCCAACTGGACCTACCTGGAGAAGTATGGCGTCAAGGCTTCCTCTGGCG CTGTCGCTGAGAAGTGGCTCCGTGAGGCGTACGGTATCGAGATTGTCGCCTTTGTCACGTCGGTCGGCAACATCAAGCTCTTTGGCGACACGGACGCCATGAGCGCCGACCCTGCCTTCCTCAGCCTCGCAGAGACAATCACCCGCGCAGAGGTGGACGAGAACCTCCCCGTGCGATGCCTCGACGACGCCGCCGGCCGGGCCATGGAGGCGCGCATCGCCGAGCTGCGAGATCAGCACGACAGCACTGGCGGCACTGTTACCTGTGTCATCCGCAATGCGCCCTCTAGACTGGGAGAGCCTTGCTTCGACAAGCTGCAGGCTGTTTTGGCGCATGCCATGCTGTCTATCCCTGCTGTCAAGGCCTTTGAGTTTGGCTCTGGATTCTTGGGCGCTGAGATGACGGGTAGCAAGCACAACGATCCTTTCGTGCCTGCACCTGCTCTcgacgctgctgctgagaagaCGGGTATTCCCAAGTCCAAGCTTCAGACCAAGACGAATCACTCTGGCGGTATTCAGGGCGGCATCAGCAACGGCAtgcccatcttcttcaaggtCGGCTTCAAGCCTCCTGCCACCATCAGCCAGGGATAG